The Anomaloglossus baeobatrachus isolate aAnoBae1 chromosome 4, aAnoBae1.hap1, whole genome shotgun sequence genome contains the following window.
TCTCTCTGTGGTAGAATTACCTTCGGAGGAGAAAAAGTTACTTCCAGGGTACACCACTCTTCAGCAAGGGGGGTACCCTGATTCTGAAGGTTACAACAGCTTATCTCCAACATCCACTGTAGACTCCTTCAGCTTTTCACCTCCATATCAATCCTGCAGTTTTGCTGAAGAAAAGTATAACAGCTTTCTAACATTTTCACCCAAAGAGGAAGCTCTTCAAACCGGACAGGTAACACCACCAGCAAAAAAGAACTGCAGCAGAAACAAAACCATTGTTTACCAACGACAGAATGCTAGTGAGAGGGAGAAGATGAGAATGAGAAATCTCTCAACTGCTCTTCAGAACCTGAGAAGATACCTTCCACCAGCGGTGGCACCAGTTGGTAAAAACTTGACTAAAATTGAGACCTTACGCATGACAATCCGCTACATTGCACATCTCTCTGATGTTCTCGGCCTTGATGATGAGACCCTCATGAAAAAAAGGGAAGAAACCCTCAGAAGATCTATGTGTCCAGTTGGTCTGAGCTGCTGCCAAGGCAAAATCCATGAAACTTGTTCTTCTGCAGAAGCACAAATAATAGAGACTTTTCCGTACTACTCTACTTCTCCAAGAGTATTTTTAGATACAGCAAGTCCTACTGGCATGAACATTATCATTTCTTCAGCTGAGATGGTCTCTCCTCAGTTCCTAGATCAAGGTCTTCCAGAAGAGACACTGTCACCCTGTGCCATAAGTACAGCACCAGTACAATTATCTCCAGTACACGATACAAAAGAATTGCCATCACAGTCACCAGTTTCTCCAGACCTGGGTTTTTGTCAGGTatgtaaaacttttttttcacaTTTCCTACTATATTATAATTATATCTATTTATATTAAGAGCATGTATTACCCTCAGCGAAATGCTAGAGTGCTACATGTCACTATCGGCTTTTGTATACATGTTCGATATCATAATGCATATCATACTATCCTTATCTAAAATTGGAATAAATAGACAATGTTCTCTTTACTTTTTAAAagtaacctgtcatgtaaaaaaacactATTACCGTGCGATgtgggattaatctgcaggttactagTGTTCTAAAAAAGCCCAGCTGCCGCACTAAAAGCCCGACTATATTAAGGAGgtcctttattcctcctggcagtcgCAGGATTTCAGGTATAGAGGCACAGCTTCAGTCACTACTCAGTACATAGAGAAAGACGGTTGTAACCacacccagcactgactgacagccggctctgcaaTGCTAGTGTCCGGATGTCAGTGCCAGGATATGGTTACAATCGCCGCTCATTATGTACTGAGCGGTGCCTAAAACTGTTCTGGCTGCGCCTCTAAGACTGAGCTTGAGAATGCGGGAATAAAAGTCAATTCCTTACTGTAGTCGGGCTTTCAGTGTGGCGGCTGGATTGTTTGAgaaggctattaacctgcagattagccctttatttgcaggttaatagagtttttTGACATGACAAGTTCTCATTAAGTTAATAATGTCATCAGAAATGGCTATAATGGTACTATTATACTGATTCAATAGAAACATTCAGTGAAGAAatctaatgaaagaaaaaaaataacccagcttccggaataataaaaaaatcttgtgcaagctttattttaaaggacgcaaaaaatacttgtcattacaagggacaaaatggggagcccatgtgcggctAAGCAATGGTGCATTAGGGCAGGACTGTGGATAGGGTCTTCGGCTCTGCCCCGGCCCCTCTGCTGCCTCTGGTATCTGTATCTTCTTCTTGTTTTAAATTTTGGTGCAGGTGGTGTTGCATGTGCAGACTTAACTCTCAGTTCAATGACGAGATGAGACCTTAATATGTGTATGCACCCAAACCGGCGCCATTTTACTGAAGCCCTCCAGTAGATAAATCTGCGTAAGCGCCAACCGCGGCTAGGACTGCATCAGCACAAAATTTCAAAACACTAAGAAGAAGATACAGAtaccagagtcagtgcaggagccgAGGCAGAGCCAAAGACCCTATCCACAGTCCCACCCTAATGCACCGAAAGCCTAGAAAAGGCAAACTTCTAATGATGATTATACAGCACCCAGGAAGCAGATTTCTTCACTGAAGGTATCTACTGAATCAGTATAACAGCACCATTATGACCTTACCTTTATTTTAATAAGCATAATcccgatgacaggttctctttaatgggaGGCTGTCATGTCCCCAAACGCAATTAATCCACAGAGATAGGTTTATCTGCAGTTTTATAGCTGTCCTTCCACCTTCCTTAAAGCCCAGCTCCTGGTTGGGAGGAAATAAACTTTTTTACACCCAGGAGCCCCCCGGCTTTCAGTTATATGTGTACTGATGCAGAGGCAGCTGTCAGTCAAAGTGACAGGCCGTGCTTACAGACAGCCACCGCTCATTGTGCATTAAACGATGAATGTAGCCGCGTGGGTACACCTCTACAATTAAAAGCCAGCAACTCGCAGGAGGAATAAAGTAAATTTTCTCGCAGTAGTTGCTCTTTTGGTAAGCCGACAAGACAGCATTgtaactctattaacctgcagatgaacCATAGCTCTGCAGGTTATTAGCATTTgggtacatgacaggttccctataacaaCCAGGTTCAGAAACCTCGTCATTATGACCATTACAGGTACAATCGGTTGCTGTAGATTTAATGCTGACGTGCAATGTTACTTTATATTGTCTGCCACAAAGACACAAGAACTATAATTCTTGTTTGGTGGATCCAAGCTTAATATGATTATTAACAGTTTATTTTCTTTTATTCCCTAAACAGGATATGATTGATAATATGTGGGATGAGCTTGAAAATAAGAAATGCTGGACATCTTTCCAGGCAGAAGAAAATCTCCAACTACAACATTTCTGCTAAAAAAATCCTTTCTGTTTTCTGTCTGTGGACTCTTACTTTATGCTGTACATCTGTAAATACAGAGCATTCTATGCTTTTATACACATTTTATATTTATGACATATACTGGACATTACATATcttttatttattgtatttatttacttattatatTTCTTTTCATGTATTTAGGTCTGTTCTGTTACTACTATATATTTAATTTTAAgaacaaaataaatatattttttatccaGAATATATGAAATCATGCCCTCTGTTTAGGGGTTCTCAAAACCTAAAGTGATAATTTCATGTTAGACATTTATGGTATATGCACAGTATGTCCCACATGCATCTAGACCTTCAATAGGAGTCAATATAGAGTCGGGACCACCTCAACACTAACAGTCGCACTGGCATTAGGCAAGTAGTGGGACCTACATCAGACGTGTAGATTTCtcttaggcccgcaacacacatccgttgaaaacgggcgtgtttggtccgtttccgtacataccagagatacgaccaaacgtgcacatatgttttttatgtttaaaggcacacgtgcgtgttatttgatcttccgtgtgttcgtgtgcgtcccacgttttttgctccgtttggcacggaagcatgttcgtttttgggacggagcacgcacacacggacataatgttagcctatgggagtccaaataaaacgttccttgcacagatgtgtggttatgttgtctgtgagaaatgtccgtgtgtgatgcaaaatgtcgttactacatgtcggaagacagagtagcgggatgagaatgaactcgggtgaacttcacccgacttcattgtcatgccgcggctctgtctgtgtgccgtgtactgattagcggtcacctgtgaaggattcaccggtgaccgctaatcccccgagtgactgaagtcccccctctctcatactcaccgatccccggcgtggcgctgcacggcattcacactgctccggcggctttttctaatttgaaacagccggccgctcattaaacaatctcgtattccctgctttccccgcccaccggcacctatgattggttgcagtgagacacgcccccatgctgagtgacaggtgtctcactgcacccaatcacagcagccggtgggcgtgtcactatggagtatagaaataaataaataaataattaaaaaaaaacggcgtgtggtccccccaattttaataccagctagataaagccatacggctgaaggctggtattctcaggatggggaactgcacgttatggggagccccccagcctaacaatataagtcagcagccgcccagaattgccgcatacattagatgaccggagcggcggtgtcttctgctgctccggtcaccttcatgcagcagagctggaaacgatgctggaccatcctggaaaacgccggacatggagggttttgtcgggctgattaaattggcgaaccagggaatgtgtttgtgttttttatttctaataaaggatttttcaggtgtgtgtgtttatttactgtaatttacagattaatcatggaaggtatctcggggagacgcctgacatgattaatctaggatttagtgacagctatgggctgccattaactccttattaccccgatttgccaacgcaccagggcaaatcaggaagagccgggtacagtcccagaactgtcgcatctaatgtatgcggcaattctgggcgtctgctggctgatattgttaggctggggtgctccccataacatggggctccccatcctgagataaccagcctgcagccgtatggctttatctggctggttttaaaatagggagggaccgcacgccgtttttttttaattatttatttatttattttactgcacagtatagacacgcccaccggctgctgtgattgggtgcagtgacacagctgtcactcagcgtgtgggcgtgtctcactgcaaccaatcatatttgccggtgggcggggaaagcaaggaatacgagattgattaatgagcggccggctttttcaaaagaggaaaagccgccggagtttagagaacagccgtgcagcgccgcgccagtgatcggggatcggtgagtatgtgagaggggtactccattcagtcactctggtaattagcagtcaccggtgagtccttcacgggtgaccgctaatcaggacgcgacacagacagagccgcggtatgaggatgaagtcgggtgaagttcacccgagttcattctcagcgcgcgactctgtctgctgtcagccggcatgtatcaacgacatttaacatcacacacggacatttcacacggacaacacacacacacgtcagttaagtttcacacgcacacacggccattccacacgcacacgtggttaccatacaccggacacacagccaccacacgtgcgttatttacggaccaaaaaacggattacggacatgaaaaatgtcccgtattacacgtgcgtggttatcaaggacgtgtgttttaggccttaggctggagtcactctTGCAagtgactcctgcgagtctcgcatctcatcacttggcacggccgcacacttgctggacaggagcgtctcagctgcatagaaatacatggagccgacccgctcctgtcagaagagtgtgcgggccGTGCCAAGTGATGAGATGCGAGACTTGCAGGAGTCACTCGTAAGTGTGACTCCTGCCTTAAATGTCTCAGCTGAAAATACTCCTTTTACAATATATCTTTTCCACATTTGCTGTGCAGTTGAATGTGATTTATTATTTTCTGTTATCACGTATATcaggttaaaggagttgtccactacttttacattgatgcgctatgcttaggataggtcatcaatgtctgatcagctggtatccaacaccccgcaccccagctgatcagctgttctcagcatgtggctggaaatgctcagttctggagctgctgttCTGATAGTtgctgtggctgggtactgcaaatctacctcccattcaaatcaatagcaggcggatgtgcaatacccggccacgactactatcagaagatggagcagctccggaactgagcatttcctgctggcgCCGGCACCAAGAACAGTTGATCGGTAGAAGTGCAGGGTGTCATACCCCGGCAGCTCagacattgatgtcctatcctaaggggtactttgcacactacgaaatcgcaagccgatgcttgcgatgccgagcgcgatagtccccgcccccgtcgcagcagcgatatcttgtgattgctgccgtagtgaacattatcgctacagcagcttcacatgcactcacctgccctgcgacatcgatctggccggcgaaccgcctccttactaagggggcgggtcgtgcggcgtcacagcgacgtcacacggcagaaggccaatagaagcggaggggcggagatgagcgggacgtaaacatcccgcccacctccttccttccgcattgccggtgtgagctgtggtgacgcaggtaggagatgttcctcgctcctgcggcttctcacacagcgatgtgtgctgccgcaggaatgaggaacaacatcgtaccgtcgcagcagctaaattatagaaatgtcggacactacaccgatgatacaattacaacgcttttgcgttcattaatcgtatcataaaggatttacacactacgatatcggcagcaacgccggatgtgcgtcactttcgatttgaccccaaccgacatcgcacctgcgatatcgtagtgtgcaaagtacccctaaggataggccagcaatgttaaagtagtggacaacccctttaagatgagGCTTAATGCAGCATTCTTCGAGAAAAATATCCGGATTCATCAAACAGTTTACAGCAAAAACGTTACTGAAACACTGAAATGTTGAAAGATTTTTGCACAACTCATAAATTCACAAATAATAAATATTATAAATAGCTAAATATCCTAAAGTAAGTAGATTTTCTTCATAAACTGTACCTTTAAAAACCACTGAGTATAGTGCTCCTTTAGGAATGGCAATAATTGCTACGGATGTTTTCCATTTACCAGtgacatgaccctggaattgctgactccggtcttcctcccgtctccttcccccatttccattcttatctaaaatgactacgcagacaccgaatatctttggataattctggccatagcagccattttattaacataaatacataaccaataaaattgcaatatggtaaggtccttgaagctacaaccctggtgatccccataaaccgaaccataaaaccaacttgctcccagccgttacccacactggctcaggcgcaccaaactgtaagggttaatccttcattaaccccaacacacccacaggggccccgatatccccgtcgggattcccctccaaatcaccaggtgaccagcaattatgccaatgaggggatccacacccgtatggattccccgaacaattttaaaccaacttcaaggacccaccaataacacgccaatcagccactacgacccgataaaccccccccccccccccccccggctatcatatgatgcacacccagacataccataaatatcagggagggcgggcgggactattccttcagccaggggagcgggaaagtgccgctcctcccctttgcccaCCCAATCCTTTCaaacgggctcgctccccctccccccacccatgacaccctgacctccccaccaatcaggggtcatgtaggcctccgcaaatgccccggggggggggaggggggggcaatgctccgtcctctcttgaccctggaattgctgactccggtcttcctcccgtctccttcccccatttccattcttatctaaaatgactacgcagacaccgaatatctttggataattctggccatagcagccattttattaacataaatacataaccaataaaattgcaatatggtaaggtccttgaagctacaaccctggtgatccccataaaccgaaccataaaaccaacttgctcccagccgttacccacactggctcaggcgcaccaaactgtaagggttaatccttcattaaccccaacacacccacaggggccccgatatccccgtcgggattcccctccaaatcaccaggtgaccagcaattatgccaatgaggggatccacacccgtatggattccccgaacaattttaaaccaacttcaaggacccaccaataacacgccacaactaaggcaccttgataaccttcaagtacctgagacccccctcaacctcagggccctttcaatacctccctgcaagccgagggtccacaaatcgatccctaccgcatttaagtgtaccccgtccgccaaccaaaattcctcctccgtcctttccaactccacatgccggatacaaacacccccattccgactaacaaactttgaaatcgccctattaaccttcgcccgcgccttgttcagcctctcaacagaccgcgctttccgccaactccttctcgccaccatctctgaccaaactaccataatccctggaaaagacacccatagccgcaacaagtcgtgcttgatgtcttttattaggattctgaaaggcctttcccctagatcgttccccccaacgtgtaagaccaacacgtcaggaggcctgtctaatcgggcatatttatgcacctcttgtaacaccctgctccaccctaacccccgaaccccgaaccccgagccatcgtactagagccacgtccctggcgaagcctaactgtctcccgttccttctcgcatccgctcgccgggctccccaatacacgtaagaatggcccaagatccagaccagtgggggggagggaaggggtgtttctgcaatacaaaagcacaaacaaacaacCATTTTAGTGCCTGAGACCCTCAAACGAAACACCCACACCCCGgccgccccccccacccccccccattcaccgtaagagtccccactcagtttccgaccatcgcctgggggcggacgtataacttaaaacgccccgacttccacctaccaatctgtttaaccgtgtcttcagacaaaccgcacctggatgcttctgttgccgcccctatgcgaaaagaatgcgatccgaaagacttaggatctaaccccaacgacttcaaacacgccctgaaaacactcacaaactgatatcgtgataagaaagacccgtcgacatgacataacagcgggccgtccccctttttacgaatctgttcaaaattcttgaaacacctcaactggcacatatccgatcccctaaccgctcccaaacacactcgcttccctgccccccgttgatcagttttagattttcttatccaaaattcaattcccctgtccaccgccataatgtcaccacgactcaaacccccgggggccaccttactgggagataccaattccccaacccgcagggctccaaaaaacgccaaggaaaacgctaacCTAAACAAATGTTCCTCGAACGGAGATGTACAGacctcccccaacaccccacccagccgttccaataatccAAATGACACTGGTCGTCCACCATCCAATAGCTTTCGTCCTCttcgaaaacccttcaacgcctggaccaccaaaaaacacttagttaaatctcgtaaccctcgtaaccgaaaaccaaatgctaaccccgccatgaaacgatttgccttcgcaaccgaccaccctgctactgccgcttcccccaacttttccaacaatctacccaactgatcctcttcagaaaaatccccgccctgcaaccattgctcccacagcccccatgctgcctgatatgctgtccacgtgttacccgacaaggacgcccgaattagtggtcccgctgcccgaagaccacgttcca
Protein-coding sequences here:
- the LOC142302642 gene encoding uncharacterized protein LOC142302642, giving the protein MDLSVVELPSEEKKLLPGYTTLQQGGYPDSEGYNSLSPTSTVDSFSFSPPYQSCSFAEEKYNSFLTFSPKEEALQTGQVTPPAKKNCSRNKTIVYQRQNASEREKMRMRNLSTALQNLRRYLPPAVAPVGKNLTKIETLRMTIRYIAHLSDVLGLDDETLMKKREETLRRSMCPVGLSCCQGKIHETCSSAEAQIIETFPYYSTSPRVFLDTASPTGMNIIISSAEMVSPQFLDQGLPEETLSPCAISTAPVQLSPVHDTKELPSQSPVSPDLGFCQDMIDNMWDELENKKCWTSFQAEENLQLQHFC